AGTTGCGTGTTTGAATCCTTCCGTCCACTCCAGCAAGCGACCCTTTCTTTAGGAAGTTCGCGACGTTCTCGGCTGCTTTTTTCCATACGACACAGTTGATAAAATCGGATTCCTTTTCTTTGCTGAATGGACGGTTAACTGCTAGTGTGAAGGTAGCTACAGGCACTCCATTTGGTGTATAGCGTAAATCAGGATCCTTGGTTAATCTTCCTACTAATACGACTCTATTTAACATTTGTTTTCCTCCTAAACTTGTACAATTTGTGACATATATTTACAGCGATTTACTAAAATGGTAGTTTTGATAGGGGACTGTTACCCCAGCCCTCTTTCTACCCCGGTACTGCTGGCCAAGAAGCGTACTGGGGATTTTTATTCAACATAATCACTCTTGTGTTTCGTGTTTTCTCAAATCACGTTCATAAGTACGTTTTTTTACAGTGATAACATATTCTAGTCCAATTGGAGTATCGAGCCACGCTTGAACTTTCTTAAACCCGTTGATTGACTTAGTTACATTTAACTCTTTTAATTTTGAAAGATGTACGTTAACAGTCCCTTGGTATCTATCGTCTTTATCTGAAAGCCTCACTTCGAAAAAGCGATATCCATACACATTTGCACTTGCTATTACTTTCGCGGAGACAACATCATTTAAATTCGCAATGCATTTTTTTGTATTTTCGACCATTGTTTGACTCATTTATGTTCCTCCTACTGTTCCGATATTTTTACGATATGTTCACATAACCCTTTAGGGATTACTGAACGTTCAACCGCATTCGCCCTTCCTTGTGTACCTCTTTTACTTCCTCTTGGAGCCGCTTCATGACAAGGATCCCCATTCTTACACATTGGCTTGAATTGTGGGTTTTGGTGATTTCCCCAGACATCTGTTGGTTTCATTCGATCATCCCCATATTGACAATAAGTCACGGTATACCTTGGCAACATTTGCATGAAGTCCATTTTCCGCATACCACCTCTTGGATTTTCAATATACCAATACTTAGGTCTTAATCTTTGAATAAGATAAAGGGTGTGTTTTACTAATTCATCCGAAATCTTTGCAAAATCACTTTTCGGAAGTAAGTTTTCATTCTTTTCTCTGGACCGATGATGTGAGATAGCTGCAATACTATATGAAGTACAGGGAGGAGAAGCCCATATTATATCGGGCTTTCCAAACTGTTCTAAAATCAATTCCGGTGTCACTTCTAAAACATCTGCATATAAACTGATGTTTTTATGTCGCTGATCTATTTCAATCGAAAAAGTTTCATGACCAGCCTCTTCAAATGCTTTTGAAATGCTACGAGTGCCAGCAAACAATTCTAAGATTTTCATGTTCGCTTGTCGTTCCCCTTTCCTATTGTGTAATATGGATAATGGGTAATTTTATGCTTGTTTTGGTAAAAATTCATAACGTTGCCCGTCAAACTTTAAAATCTCATGCTTTTTACTAAATGGATTCTCTTTCTTGATCTGTTCTTTCTTTATTCCTTCTTCATAACATGTGAGGATAGATAATTCTTCTCCGTCCAGTGTGTGTTTTTGATGTTCTGTTACTCGTCGCATAGACGGTCACCGTTTTCGTCCAGGTTCTTTTCTACCCACGTTTCGAACCATTTCCGCACTTCTCTTAAAGCGTGTGCTTCTCGATGACATGATAGGCAAATGCTTACTCCGTTCCGTTTGCTGTTATCTCCCATCTGTGACTTGTAGATGCAGTGGTGTGGTACGGATTCGAGGTGATATGAACCGCATCTTATACACTGGTATCCATCGCGTTCAAAGATTTCCTTTATGGTCTTAGCTGAGAATTTCCCTCTGTTTCCTCGTTTCGGCACTCGGCGATTGAAGGACGGTTTTGGTACGTCTCTCACACTTAAATCCATAGGGCAATCAATTCCCTAAATGCTTTATTTTCTTTTTTGTATCTCACCAGCGTTTTACCAGCATTTTCAAGATGTTTCTTTTGGTTCTCAACTGTGTAGTCGCTTCGGATGAGTTTATCCCGTGTATCTAACAACTGATCCCTATAGTTGTCTCGCTCTTTTTTCAAAGTATCAGCTTCATTCTTTACATCCTCGCAAGCAGCAACGATATGTTCATATTTTTCAATTTTTGCTCGGAGTTTATGAATCAGTTTACTTTTATCATCACTTACTTGTTTAGATTGTTTTAAACGTCTTCTCAAATAACCAATTAATTGCTCATATTCGGCTGTTTTATCATCCTTTATCGTTGCCACTTTTTCTTCCTCCCTAGGTTATTTCCGATTTCTTTTAATTGGTCATATACCTGGCAACCTTTGCATTTTATTTCTGCTGCTTTTGTAGAGTTGTATTTCTCGCACCTTTTACACGTTTCCAGTAATCCGTCCATTTTATAGAGAAGGGATACTCGGTTCATAGGCTCTCATATTCCATTAATTTTTTTGTGTAAAACTCTGCTTTTTGTAAATCCTTTAATCCACCTTTTTCTTTGTACCGGGCTACATATTTATGAATAGAACCGATTGCAAATCCTTCAGCCACAGTAACCTTTTTATTAACGTAATGCTGTTCTAAAAATCCGATAACATCGATACCGCCTTTGTGATAGTGTGAAGGTTTGTTTATTTCATCTTCAAAAGTTATCGGTTCTAAACAGTCATCCTCATAATTGATATTTGTCAAGGCTTTCTCTTCCTCTCATATGCAGCTAGATATTCATTTAATTTGACCTTGAAACGGTCTTGAAGATAATATGTAAGCTTGTCCTCGTTGTCGTTCATCTTCAAGACTTTTCTTTCCAAGACTAGATAATCAATCAACAGTACCAACGAATAGTAACCATATTTCACCGCTTCGTTATAGTGTTCTTGTACTGTCATTGTTTCTGTATGTGGTAGTGATACAGGTTTTCTATCTTGTTGATCTCTTTTTTGTATAGGAGTTTTACTGTCCCCACTTCTCCATCACGGTTCTTGGCTATATTGACTTCCAGTAAGTTTTTCGTTTCGTCTGTTGGTTCGTTGTAATATTCATCACGGTACAACAACATAATGACATCAGCATCTTGTTCAATACTTCCCGATTCTCTTAAATCTGACATCATCGGGTGTTTATCCCCTCGGCTTTCTACACTTCTAGATAACTGAGCTAGGCAAACCACTGGACAATTGAAGTCTTTCGCCATTCCCTTTAAGTCAGCGCTTATTTCAGTTATTTGAGCGTGCATATTTCCCTTGTAGTCCTTTGATGGTTTAATCAACGTTAGGTAATCAATAAAAACAATAATCTCTTTAGTGGGATTTTCATGTTTAATTTTCCTAACTTTTGCTTTCATTTCCGCTACGCTCTGCCGTGGCTTATCGTATATTTTAGGAGCAACCTCTTCCATCTTTCCGATAGCCGTGATCCAGTGTCCTTTTTCTTCATCATTCAAATAGTGATAAGGGTTTTTTAACTTCATTCCGTTGATTTCTCCTAGTGAAGAAAGCATCCGTTTAATCAAGCTTTCTGTTGTCATTTCTAGCGAGAAGATAACCGGAATGACATTCTTTCCTGCATTGATGGCTAAATTAAGCAAGAAAGCTGTTTTCCCCATCGATGGCCTTGCTCCCACAATGATTAAGTCATTCCCGTGGAAACCATCCGTTTTACTGTCTATATCCATGAATCCACTGACGACTCCACTCCTCTGTTTAGGAGTAGGAACCGTCACTAAGTCGTACATGTTCATTAAATGTTCTTTGAGGTCAAATTCTTCTTGTGTGCCTTGCTCGTCCACCTGGCTTAAATCTTTAATCAATGTTTGTATGCCTTCTGTGTTTAACTCGCTATCCAAAGCCGACTGTAGTAAATCTTTTGATGTTGTAATCTTCCACCGGTTGATGACCATCTTTTCGTATGACTTGAAAGCATGGACAGAAGGAACACAACCTTTTAAAGCTAGTATTCTTTCATTTCCTCCAATAAAAAGGAATCCTGTATCACCTAATTCATCCTGTAAGGCAGCTCCATCAATCGGAAACCCTTTCTTCTTCACTTTTTTCATTGCTGTAAACATATTTCGATTTGTGAAATCTAAAAAGTGATCAGGTGATAAGGTTAATTCATCTATGATGGAATTATCTTTTAGGATGGAACCAAGTAACATTTCTTCAGCTTGTTCACTCATAATCTTCTTTACTCCAAAATTGAGCTAAGACAGATGGATCTTCTCTCCTTCTTGCTTCCCTTAAATCAGCAATTGTAGGAGCAAATTTATTTTCTAATACGTGACGTTCTGCTTTTTTCATAACCGTTGCCGGATTCTGATCTTTAAGCATTTCTGACCAAGTATTAATCTTGTATTGATCTACTTCAAAAGATGAATAAATACTCCGAATGAACTTGAACAATTCTGCGACTTCTTTTTTAGTCAAGGTCAAAACCCTCCCAGTCAATACCTTTAGAAGGTGGTTTTTTAAATTGTCTATCCAAGGCTTGTACATCATCAAGACTGGTAATATTCTTTTTATGCCAGTCTTTTAAGATGCCTTCACAATACTTCCAGTTCTTTTGTGACTTTAAGGTTATTTCCATGGCTTCTATGACTAATTCTTCGTTTAGATCATCTACCCATTCACCGATGGATTGAGCAATAAAAGGATTCAGTACACCGAAATTTTGTTGGTAAAAATCGAA
The DNA window shown above is from Neobacillus sp. WH10 and carries:
- a CDS encoding DUF3310 domain-containing protein, producing the protein MTNINYEDDCLEPITFEDEINKPSHYHKGGIDVIGFLEQHYVNKKVTVAEGFAIGSIHKYVARYKEKGGLKDLQKAEFYTKKLMEYESL
- the ssb gene encoding single-stranded DNA-binding protein, producing the protein MLNRVVLVGRLTKDPDLRYTPNGVPVATFTLAVNRPFSKEKESDFINCVVWKKAAENVANFLKKGSLAGVDGRIQTRNYEGQDGKKIYVTEVVAESVQFLEPKKDGNKQPDNGGLYAPTSSTKIDNDPFQNGVGISDDNLPF
- a CDS encoding DNA cytosine methyltransferase, which encodes MKILELFAGTRSISKAFEEAGHETFSIEIDQRHKNISLYADVLEVTPELILEQFGKPDIIWASPPCTSYSIAAISHHRSREKNENLLPKSDFAKISDELVKHTLYLIQRLRPKYWYIENPRGGMRKMDFMQMLPRYTVTYCQYGDDRMKPTDVWGNHQNPQFKPMCKNGDPCHEAAPRGSKRGTQGRANAVERSVIPKGLCEHIVKISEQ
- a CDS encoding replicative helicase loader/inhibitor, translated to MTKKEVAELFKFIRSIYSSFEVDQYKINTWSEMLKDQNPATVMKKAERHVLENKFAPTIADLREARRREDPSVLAQFWSKEDYE
- a CDS encoding replicative DNA helicase translates to MSEQAEEMLLGSILKDNSIIDELTLSPDHFLDFTNRNMFTAMKKVKKKGFPIDGAALQDELGDTGFLFIGGNERILALKGCVPSVHAFKSYEKMVINRWKITTSKDLLQSALDSELNTEGIQTLIKDLSQVDEQGTQEEFDLKEHLMNMYDLVTVPTPKQRSGVVSGFMDIDSKTDGFHGNDLIIVGARPSMGKTAFLLNLAINAGKNVIPVIFSLEMTTESLIKRMLSSLGEINGMKLKNPYHYLNDEEKGHWITAIGKMEEVAPKIYDKPRQSVAEMKAKVRKIKHENPTKEIIVFIDYLTLIKPSKDYKGNMHAQITEISADLKGMAKDFNCPVVCLAQLSRSVESRGDKHPMMSDLRESGSIEQDADVIMLLYRDEYYNEPTDETKNLLEVNIAKNRDGEVGTVKLLYKKEINKIENLYHYHIQKQ